Genomic DNA from candidate division WOR-3 bacterium:
ATTCCATACACCGTTTCCGTCGGGAAAATGACAATGCCGCCACGGGCAACGATAGCTGCGGCCTGGCTAGTCAGGCGTGGGTCAGGTCTGGCAGGGTCGAGATTCAGCGTCACAGTGAAAGGACGGTCTGGCGGTCAAACGGTCACAAGTAGGCGGATGCGACGTTGACTTCCTTGATTGTGAAGAATCGGCCGTCTAGTTCGATTGTCTCACCAGGCTTGCGACTGAGGAGCTTCTGTCCGAGGGGCGCGAGATAGGAGATGACGCCGCGGTCTGGGTCTGAGTCCCAAGGTCCGAGGATGGCGTAGTCGTGCGTGGCACCGGTTTGGTCCTCGAGCTTTACCCGGCAGCCGACCGATACTGTGGAGCAGTCCACCTCAGCCGGAACAATCGGCCTAGCACGGGCAAGGTCCTGTCGGAGCTTTGCAACCTGCTGCAGGAGTCTTGCCTGTTTTTCCTTGGCCGCTTTGTATTCGTAGTTCTCGGACAGGTCACCATGGGCCCGGGCCCGGCCGATTTCTTCGGCCGAGCGGGGAATTTCCTCATTGGTAAGGCGTGCCAGTTCGGCCCGTGCCCGCTCGATTCCGGCTGCGGTCGAAAGCAATGCCTCCTCAGTCTGGGCAAGGTCCGGAAACCGTTCGGCAAAAAGCGTCCGAATCTCGTCCTGCTGAAATGGCGCAAGGCTGATGAGCCGGCTGAGTCTTGTGTACAGGCTTCGCGCTGTCGAATCATCCATCGAGCCGAGCCCGAGCCGCAGAAGCTCATACCGGTCTGCGGCAAGAGCCGCGGCCAGCCTGGGCCAGTTCTTGCGATACGCCCGTGATTCTAAAAGGTCAGTCAGTCTGGACAGTACGGCCGGTGCCGTTTCAGGACGCCGGCCCCAGGCGTTACCAGCCAGCCATATCAGGGCATCCGGATGGTTCCGGTATCCGTTTAGAACCGAGTTTAGCAGGCTGTTCAGGGCTGATTCCTGAGTACTGAGTTCTTCGGCCAACCAGGAGCGCAGCTTGTTGTCCTTGCCCAGAACAAAGAGCTTCGGGACAAGTTCGGGTCGTGCCTTGCGCACGGTCTCAAGCAGCCGGCGGCGCTTGGTAGAAGTGGACAGTGCTTCGTACGTCTTCACCACTTCTTCCTCCGACATGCCCTCAACCCGGGCGGCGTTCATGTCTTCTGACTGTGTTCTGAGGTTTGCGTCCCGGACGCTTACTTCATCCGTCCGCAGGACACGTTCTTCGGACCACTGGTATGTCCGGGACGGCCTGGTGCGAACCTGCACGTGCGGGTGAGAGTCTAGCCCTTTGCGGGCTCGGTTCCAGAAGCTGTCCCATGCCGGTTCGGCGACTAGCTCTGATAGCCCGGCTTTCAGCTCGGCCACACCAGCCGGAAGCCCAGTATCACGAAGGTACAACAGCACGACCTCAGTCGGGTTCTCGGCAGCTAGCTTTGCGAGCCCGGGTCGGTCCTCGGCCAGACGTCGAAAATAGCCATTGTATGCAGCCGGCCTCAGGCGGCGATGGGCTGAGTCCAGGTTGAGCGTGTACTCAGTCAGACCGGCGCATCGAACCGTGACTCGGTCAAGGAGCAGGTCGAGCTGTTTCACCTGGCATGCTCCCCAGTCCGGGTGGAAAAGCCACGAGCCCGGGAGCAGGTGGATGTAGCGCTCCATTGTATCCAGTGCCTGCTTCAGGGGCCGACCATAGGAAAGGCCGGACTTCTGCAGGAGTCGCTCAAGCTCAGCTACGCCGGCATAGCGGTGCCGGAGGTTGGCGGCCAGTTCGGCGGACAGCCTCGTTTCGTTCGAGCTAAGGCGCACAAGCCGCTTGAGTGCATCAAACTGGCTGTCCCATTGTCCGCGTTCCTTCAGCGCGTCGGCGAGTATCCAAAGGAAATCTTCGGCCTTGCCCGGAGGCGCATACCGCTCAGCTAATTCGGCAAGGTCTAGCAGCTCCTGGGGGTCTGCTTCTGACTCGGTTAGCTCCAGCCAAATGTCGTCCAGCTCGTCATACTCATTACGGCCCAAGTGAAGCCGGAAAGACTGAATCAGGGAGTCCATGCAGTGTGAAGAATAGGAGT
This window encodes:
- a CDS encoding GreA/GreB family elongation factor — encoded protein: MDSLIQSFRLHLGRNEYDELDDIWLELTESEADPQELLDLAELAERYAPPGKAEDFLWILADALKERGQWDSQFDALKRLVRLSSNETRLSAELAANLRHRYAGVAELERLLQKSGLSYGRPLKQALDTMERYIHLLPGSWLFHPDWGACQVKQLDLLLDRVTVRCAGLTEYTLNLDSAHRRLRPAAYNGYFRRLAEDRPGLAKLAAENPTEVVLLYLRDTGLPAGVAELKAGLSELVAEPAWDSFWNRARKGLDSHPHVQVRTRPSRTYQWSEERVLRTDEVSVRDANLRTQSEDMNAARVEGMSEEEVVKTYEALSTSTKRRRLLETVRKARPELVPKLFVLGKDNKLRSWLAEELSTQESALNSLLNSVLNGYRNHPDALIWLAGNAWGRRPETAPAVLSRLTDLLESRAYRKNWPRLAAALAADRYELLRLGLGSMDDSTARSLYTRLSRLISLAPFQQDEIRTLFAERFPDLAQTEEALLSTAAGIERARAELARLTNEEIPRSAEEIGRARAHGDLSENYEYKAAKEKQARLLQQVAKLRQDLARARPIVPAEVDCSTVSVGCRVKLEDQTGATHDYAILGPWDSDPDRGVISYLAPLGQKLLSRKPGETIELDGRFFTIKEVNVASAYL